A stretch of Carya illinoinensis cultivar Pawnee chromosome 14, C.illinoinensisPawnee_v1, whole genome shotgun sequence DNA encodes these proteins:
- the LOC122295154 gene encoding uncharacterized protein LOC122295154, whose protein sequence is MIMEISSLADVLPKVAMFVLVQALVYLILSKSSSIFSRNSDIKSLSFRQVRSLSINRILAALGDMPAELSPVSRSPGQSPIQENSKRHHHTS, encoded by the coding sequence ATGATCATGGAAATCAGCAGCTTAGCAGATGTGCTCCCGAAGGTTGCCATGTTTGTTCTTGTCCAGGCTTTGGTTTATCTCATCCTCTCCAAATCATCGAGCATCTTCTCCAGAAACAGCGACATTAAATCACTTAGTTTTAGACAAGTTCGCTCCCTAAGTATTAACCGGATCCTTGCTGCTCTTGGCGACATGCCGGCCGAGCTGTCTCCTGTTTCAAGAAGCCCCGGCCAATCTCCAATCCAAGAAAATTCAAAGCGGCATCATCACACATCTTAG